The Mangifera indica cultivar Alphonso chromosome 12, CATAS_Mindica_2.1, whole genome shotgun sequence DNA window TACTGGGTTCCTTTTTCATGTTGGGCACGCCTCTTCTTTATTCAATTCCATTCAAGTATGCATGCATCATCCTTACATCATAATAGAAAAGCTTTTAAAGCATGAATCATCCATTATACGACATTATTGTAATCCATGCAACATAGCATACATACACCATCCCCaccatccatccatccatccataTTCATCCATCCCACAGCCACCATACCCATTACTAACATCTTCAAGCTCTCACAAGAAAcagagaaggaaaagaaaacaaacttgAATGAAACGaacatgattttaaaaaaaaaaaagccatctTATTTCACTAGCTATTTGCATACTGTTCTCCATCACAAGAAAGAGAATTTAATAGCTAGAGTAGCTAGAACAAATGTACACACAGCTTCTAGTGCAGCTTGTTGGCAACATTGCACTGCTTTCGGATCTCACCCTTGGTGCCAGTGAGAGGGTTGTTTTCAGAAAGTACAGTAATTGCTCTTGAAAATTCCTTGAAGAAGTAGGCTTGGCTCTTGGCCATTTTCTTCACATAAGGTTTAGTCCTCTTGTCAGTGGCTAGTTGATGATCCACAATTAGCAAGCCCTTGTTGTCCAAAATGTTCCTGTAGTAGTTGTTGTCTAGAATCATGGGTGTGCCACGGTCATTTCTCACATACTGCACAGCCTTAGGGTCTGGGATTGGGTCTGGACACTTATGCAGAATGTGTGGAACATGGTCAGGGTTCAGCTCAGGTGCAACCTCTGGGTACAAACGGTGCACCAGCTTCACACAGTGGGTTCTGCCGACACTGTGAGCTcctaaaatatacaataaagcAAAAGTTATATAAAGCTTTAAGCCTCTTTGATATGTCATATGTACATCATCTAAcatttttgttcaaaaagtCTGATCCGCTGTCTAAATAGGCAAAACACGTTATAAGAGTACTATTCAACGAGTTTCATCTTTTAACATCCCAAATGACAAGAGATTTTCATTCGAATTCGATATCTCTCCCATGTTTTACAAATATGAGATTTGGATTGGGTGTTTCACATCAAATCACACAAGCATGCATACATGAGTTAGATggatataatgaaataaaaaaaggtgTACCTAGAAGAGCAACAACTCCAGGGGTGTCAATACCCATGGCTGCAAATCTGTCAAGGACAACAGTAATGCTCTCATTGTGATCTGGGAGGTATTGTTCTAGGATTTCTGCTCTACTCTTTCTACCATCTCTTCTTCCTGTTTTGAGAGGAATGAAAGGCCCTCCTAgctgaaaattcaattttcagaaTTTGTAGGGCACCAAAAAGATGAGTTATCAAGAAAATCTCAAACTCAGAGATCTAAAGCAAATTATTGAAGTACCGAAACAATGGCATCTCTAGCAGACAACACAAGAATATCAGCACAGGAAACAACTCCAGGGCACTCCCTCTCAACAGCTTCCTTGATGTCCTCAATGTACCTGAAATTCCTCATTCCAAAGCTCCTGTCCATCTCCTTCTCAGACAGGCTCCTTCTCGTTGAGTCCAGCAACAATGAAGCATCGCATGACTGTCCTCAcacaagaaaaacaaacatgCATGAATATTAAAATACGAACAGatctttaaacaaaataaacaaacagaGAGTAGTGTAATTTACCTGGACAGCACAGTCATGGAAGATGTTTCTAAGCCAAGAAAATGCAGTGTTCTTGTGGCGCTTGTAGAGAAGTTTAACTTGTTCTGTGATAATTTCCTCAGCTTGAGGGCAAGTGTCCTTGTAGAAGTTCATAACAAGACCAGGTTCTTGATCTTCATTTTCAGAATAAGCTAAAGCTGAGAAGGATAACAGagcaaagaagaagagagcTTTGGAGCCcattgtttttgtttctctGGCTACACTTTCACTCACTGACGGCCACTGATCTTCGTGTCGGTATGGACCTCTCTTGGATACCTCTTAAATAAAGGAAAGAGAACCCActtaggataaaataataagagCTAGTTGACAATAATTTTGAGGCAATTCTCAGCtgcttttgaccttttttaacGCTGGGAATCTTGATACTCATCCATCATTTACTGATATACAGAACTTTTAACTTCATCTGTGTTGAAAGTTGAGAAGTCTTGTTGTGCGTTACAGAAACTGCTGACAGGATTTTGCATTTGGGTTTGCAAGCAAAAACACCTTGGTTCTCTTGCCAGTTAAAGAactattacattttttaaactattgcactttttttttggggggttgAAGTTTTTTTATTCTATCAAGTGAAGATAATGGATTGAAACAAAAGGTGGAAGTGGCAACAAGCCATTGATctcatacaaataaaatttgaagattaaaaaaaaaacctcatgAAGCTACAAGTTTCTTGGGAAATAACTCAGTAACTCAAAAGGGGAATTTAATTGTAAAGGCTTCTATCGACCGCCAAGGTGGTGCCTCATTGAATTGCTGTAAAAATAGGTTGAATAtctgactattttccaccctaacttttgaagtttgaaaaatcaattttccacTGTCAATTagatttgttaataaaatgtagttaaaattatttataatatttataaaaaacaaaaataccctttatttatattaaaataaaatatgtattttgtttgtattattaaaggtgtaaataatcatattagaTATTGTATaatgtgataaaaatataacttaattattaaaactaatgtcTATTTTGATGGATGAGTAGGAAAATatacttttcaaaatgaaaaaaatataatttcctctTTAAACTAAtgtctaattttaataaatgagtgagatataaacttttttaaatttaaaaaattaaatattattatttcaccAAAGCTCACGGGGAAAATAGTTAATCTGCCAAATTAATAtagaggccaaaagacttattcccacccaaggtatagtgaattcatattcccacccaccaactttcaaaaacccaaacacccacctgcaatcaaattttcgttaaaaattCCAATTAacgttaggggtaaaatcattatttagcaaaaaattaaagttttatcacgtTTATCTCCcccatattttaaaacttacattttcccctaacccaaggtttgaaaagtgacaaaaacccccctaaggtttgttcctcttccttcGACGCCTATTTCTCCTTCCCCGACCGTCGGCCGTCCTCCCTTCCTCTCTTATCTCTCCTCCGGTCTCTCTCTATAGCCTCTTCGATAGTCTTCGACTGGAGACGAAGACAAAATCATTTTCGTTGGGACGAAGATGACGTATCTTCATTTCAGACAAACGAAGACGATGCATATTCGTTTCAAACGAAGACTGATCGTCTTCTTCTGAAACGAAGcgatttcatcttcatctgaggTCAAAGACGGTCGGAGAGGCTATAGAGAGAGATTGGAGGAGAGATAAGAGGGGAAGAGAGGACGACCAATGGCCAGGGAAGGAGAAATCGGCACTGGacgaagaggaacaaaccctaggggggtttttatcacttttcaaatcttgggttgggggaaaatataagtttttaaatatgggggagataaatatgataaaactttaattttttgttaaataacaattttacccctaacgttaattgaaatttttaaaagaaatttgactatgggtgggtgtttgggtttttgaaaattggtggGTGGGAATTtggtcttttggcctaatatagACTACTAGATGGTAGATCGGAAGTAGTTGTCTTAATGCATTAATTAGAAGATGGAAGCCACacataaagaagaagatgaaatgaAGCAAAAGCAAGAATGGTCATTTTCTTTAGAGGCCAACAATCCAATTTAGGAATTGATTGATGTGAAATTTAagattagattaaagtttacaAGCAAGAGCGTAAGGATGGGTCCAAATATCCACTCTTATCTCTTTGCCTAATTACAATACAATTTTAGGAGGCTAGAAaacctcttttattttttagtaattttagattaaatataaaataatatttaattaataataatatgaaaaagtgtatatataattatatatgtaaaataaatatacatgatgggtttaaaagaaacaaaaaataaatgacaATGGTGATGAGTTGAGTGTCTCTCAAATTTTCCCATATGGGTTGGAAAATAGGTTTGGTGTTTAGTATAAATGTGAGGGAACACACCATCCATTGAATTAGCTTTTGGGATAAGAAATGTTCAACAACACCTTAACtttggtataaaaataaaagaaattctcATATTTTGGGATGAGATTGTTAGAATTTTAtggaaaaaaggaaagaaaaattaattaaagtgatccaccaagaaaataaaaaagaacacagttatatttcaaattaaaaattcttggAGTTGAGTGGGTTAAGACAACAAAAATGGCTGCACCATTTGACCAGCATGGCCACCGACACTTCACCATCGAGAAATAAAGTGTTAAAAGAGTCTTCACCCTCACAACACAAATTCACAAACACATTCAAGGAtagattcaattaaaaaaaaggttggctcaaattcaatccaaatcaaAAAATCTAGATGAGTTTCAGAGAGAGAACGAGGATCGTCACAGATAAAGAAGAGGAGTAGTTgtcaaagaaaatttatatattgcCACTGTCAATGAATAACCGTAGGGAAAAATGAATCTTTCCATAacttttcaacaatttattaaaatcaagctACATTCGCTGGTTGCAGCCTTAGATATATTCACAAATTTCCGGTTAACCATCACTAGATTAAAgtgttttagaattttttcCATCGACcgcattttcattttcactacTTTTGGATAATGGGATTCTGGGTTACCCCGAAATACGTTTTTTTACAGAGAAAGTCAAGATCTCTTAATTGTTTACATGGGGTTCTTCATGAGCAccttatttgttaagtaattAGTACATTCCTGAAAGCAAGTATTGCCTAGAGATCCACAAAAAGATTCAATGGGGTACGCTGCAGTTTCAATTTGACTACAAGGCGGtgagaaaaaaaactttatgaataaatttggaAGAAACGTACACGTTCTGCCAAAGggtgttttgttttgtttctaataTATCTTCGCACTAGGAAATATCTTTAAGATAGacattataaatgataatttctttAGGGTTTCTGGCAGGATGATGAAAAAATTATCCAACGCTCATTCATGATCTTTATTAGAGTTGGATTTAAATTGGGCTGAATTCAAATATGAGCTGACCCTAGCTTGATTTAAATCtataatgattaatttgaactcattttaattgattggaAATGTAgttaaaaattatcaacaaaataaataattttatcaatacgATGATTAATGtcaattgtaaaataaataatattttcatgaaaaaatccaaaaaatttgagttaaatcgaAATTACAGTTTGAATCTGACTCATGGTGTCAATAATAGAGagagattcaaattaaaatcgaacaaaactaaaacttttatttaaattcagtttggaCTACTCGATTCTAA harbors:
- the LOC123193664 gene encoding peroxidase 42-like, whose translation is MGSKALFFFALLSFSALAYSENEDQEPGLVMNFYKDTCPQAEEIITEQVKLLYKRHKNTAFSWLRNIFHDCAVQSCDASLLLDSTRRSLSEKEMDRSFGMRNFRYIEDIKEAVERECPGVVSCADILVLSARDAIVSLGGPFIPLKTGRRDGRKSRAEILEQYLPDHNESITVVLDRFAAMGIDTPGVVALLGAHSVGRTHCVKLVHRLYPEVAPELNPDHVPHILHKCPDPIPDPKAVQYVRNDRGTPMILDNNYYRNILDNKGLLIVDHQLATDKRTKPYVKKMAKSQAYFFKEFSRAITVLSENNPLTGTKGEIRKQCNVANKLH